DNA sequence from the Deltaproteobacteria bacterium genome:
GCCAACCGAAGGAGAACCCAACACCAAAATCTAAATCGACGTGCCAGCTCAACAATAAACCCCAGGGGCTTCAAAGCCCTTTTCTCTTAACCTGACTGGTACACTATTGCGCCGCTATCTGGCACATTTTCTCTCCGCCATTGACACATGCTGCTGCAATAGGTTAACGGACTTTATAGGAATCTGTTGGAAAGGTAATTGGTGGAGCCGAAGGGAATCGAACCCTCGACCTCTTGAATGCCATTCAAGCGCTCTCCCAACTGAGCTACGGCCCCACGAGAAAAAAAGCGGAAGGATAAAGGCGAAACCCTAAATCTCTCTGGACGGATAATATCTAAGTTACTCAGCCAAAAGTCAATCTTTCGGCGTCAGCTAGAAGTTTTTGCCGCCTTCATTCTTCCGCCTTCGCACTTGCCTTCACCAGTTCGGCGGCGTGCTTGCGGGTTTGATCGGTGATCTTCACGCCGCCGAGCATGCGCGCCACTTCGGCGATGCGCGCTTTTTCTGACAGACGCTCGACGGTGGTGAAGGTGCGGCCCTTTTCAACTTCCTTGCTAACCACGAAATGGAAGTCTGCCAAAGCGGCGATCTGAGGTAAATGGGTTACGCTGATCACTTGATGGCGCGCCGCCACTTGTTTCAATTTTTTACCGACGATCTCGGCGACGCGCCCACCGACGCCGCTATCGACTTCATCGAATAATAACGTGGAAACCACGCCCGGCGATAGAACTAAAGACTTGAGCGCCAACATCAAGCGCGACAATTCGCCGCCCGAGGCGATTTTCGCCAGCGGCTTGGGCGGCTCGCCGGGATTGGGCGAAAAATAAAATTCCGCCTGATCCATGCCGCGCTCGCTGAGTTTTTTGCCGGCGATGAAAAACGGCGGCGCATCTTGCTTGTCGTCGTGCACTACGAAGCGGACGTCGAAAGTGGTTTCCGCCAGCCCCAAGCCGCGCGCCTCTTTTTCCATTTCGCGTTTGAGTTTTTTCGCCGCCCGTTGGCGTTCGAGGGAAAGCTTTTCGGCGCTGTCCCAAGCCAGCTGGCGCGCCCGGCTGAACGCTTTGTCCAAAGTCGCGATGTGCTCTTCGCCTTGGTCCAATGCCGTGAGCGCAAGTTGATTGTCATCAAGCATCCGCAAAATCTCTTCGACGCCGCCGTTGTATTTGCGTTTCAAACGTTGAATCTCGGCCAAGCGATCTTCCAATTGTTCGAGCGCGCGCGGATCGAAGTGCGCCTGGCCGGCGTAGCGGCGCAGTTGCGCGGCGGCTTCTTGGAGCTGCGCCAACGAGGAATTGATCAGCTCCAACGTCGGCTGCAAGTTCTGATCGATGGCCGCCAGCTCGCGCAGTTTACCGGAATACTTGCCGAGCCGGCTGACCAGCGCGGCGTCGCCTTCGTACAACAGTTCTTCGCCCTCGCGGCTGCCTTGGTGCAGTTTTTCGGCGTGGGCGAGAATGTTTTTGCCGGCGCGCAACTCTTCTTCCTCACCCGCCTTCAAGCGCGCCGCCGAGATCTCGTCGATCTGCGCTTCGAGCGTCGCTTTCTCTTTGCGCCGCTGTTCCAACGACTCGCGGCTTTGGCGCAGTTCGTTCCACGCCCGCGACAGCGCCGAGAAGTTTTCCGCCATCGTCTTGCCCGCCGAGTCCAAGCCGGCGTAAGCGTCGAGTAAAATCAAATGAGTTTCCGGCTGCAGCAAAGTGTGATGCTCATGCTGACCGTAGATATGCACCAGCGCGCCGCCGACATCG
Encoded proteins:
- the recN gene encoding DNA repair protein RecN, translating into MLRELRIKNFAVIEEVAIELGSGLNIITGETGAGKSIILNALGLVAGERGSSDIIRHKEDEATVEALFDSVPEPLAAKLAEAGFEIDGELVIKRILNRSGKNRIYLNGSIAPLNVLADVGGALVHIYGQHEHHTLLQPETHLILLDAYAGLDSAGKTMAENFSALSRAWNELRQSRESLEQRRKEKATLEAQIDEISAARLKAGEEEELRAGKNILAHAEKLHQGSREGEELLYEGDAALVSRLGKYSGKLRELAAIDQNLQPTLELINSSLAQLQEAAAQLRRYAGQAHFDPRALEQLEDRLAEIQRLKRKYNGGVEEILRMLDDNQLALTALDQGEEHIATLDKAFSRARQLAWDSAEKLSLERQRAAKKLKREMEKEARGLGLAETTFDVRFVVHDDKQDAPPFFIAGKKLSERGMDQAEFYFSPNPGEPPKPLAKIASGGELSRLMLALKSLVLSPGVVSTLLFDEVDSGVGGRVAEIVGKKLKQVAARHQVISVTHLPQIAALADFHFVVSKEVEKGRTFTTVERLSEKARIAEVARMLGGVKITDQTRKHAAELVKASAKAEE